A genomic region of Fodinisporobacter ferrooxydans contains the following coding sequences:
- the nuoH gene encoding NADH-quinone oxidoreductase subunit NuoH — translation MLHWQDQPLSLSTFLGMVIGAVVVLGFILFVVMYLIYFERKVIGWMQNRIGPNRVGPLGLLQSLADVLKLLLKEDVIPAAADRSLFMLAPIIAFAPSFMVLAVIPFSATHVFTAGLNVGVLYYIALSSMTIIGVVLGGWASNNKYSLIGGMRSGAQMVSYEIPLGMSLIGVVLMDGSLNLNQIVEQQHASHLWNIIPQILGFCVFLISAVAELNRTPFDLPEAESELVAGYHTEYTGFRFAFFMLAEYVYVFAMSALGATMFLGGWSGPFLPGWLWFGIKTCVFIFFMYWIRATMPRIRGDQLMSFSWKVLMPLAILNIVITAIVKVLL, via the coding sequence ATGCTGCATTGGCAGGATCAACCCTTATCCCTTTCCACATTTCTTGGAATGGTCATCGGCGCTGTTGTCGTTCTTGGTTTTATTTTGTTCGTCGTTATGTATCTGATTTACTTTGAACGGAAGGTCATCGGCTGGATGCAAAACCGCATCGGTCCCAATCGGGTGGGTCCCCTTGGCTTGCTGCAATCTCTTGCGGACGTGTTGAAACTGCTTTTAAAAGAAGACGTGATTCCGGCAGCCGCTGATCGTTCGCTGTTCATGCTGGCGCCGATTATCGCATTTGCGCCGTCGTTTATGGTACTGGCAGTCATACCGTTCTCGGCAACGCATGTGTTTACAGCAGGACTCAATGTCGGTGTATTGTATTATATCGCCTTGTCATCCATGACGATCATCGGGGTTGTGCTGGGTGGTTGGGCGTCCAACAATAAATACTCTCTGATCGGGGGCATGCGTTCCGGCGCGCAAATGGTCAGTTATGAAATTCCCCTGGGGATGTCGTTGATCGGCGTTGTGTTGATGGATGGCTCTCTGAATCTCAATCAGATTGTCGAACAGCAGCATGCCAGCCATTTGTGGAACATTATTCCGCAAATACTAGGGTTCTGTGTCTTTCTCATTTCTGCTGTCGCCGAGTTGAATCGGACGCCATTTGACTTGCCGGAAGCCGAATCCGAACTGGTTGCCGGTTACCATACAGAGTACACAGGTTTCCGGTTCGCGTTCTTTATGCTGGCCGAATATGTATACGTATTTGCCATGTCGGCATTAGGCGCAACGATGTTCCTGGGTGGCTGGTCAGGTCCGTTTTTACCTGGCTGGTTGTGGTTCGGAATCAAAACCTGCGTATTCATTTTCTTCATGTATTGGATTCGCGCGACAATGCCGCGGATTCGCGGAGACCAGTTGATGTCCTTTAGCTGGAAAGTGCTGATGCCGTTGGCCATCCTGAATATTGTGATAACCGCAATTGTGAAGGTCTTATTATAA
- a CDS encoding NuoB/complex I 20 kDa subunit family protein — protein MDVVNLNQLPKIEYEGFTPEESRQLQQNVLVGKLEQVKAWARSNSLWPLTFGLACCAIEMMGTGASHYDLDRFGIVFRASPRQSDVMIVAGTVTKKMGPLLRRLYDQMPDPKWVVAMGSCATAGGPYIRSYSVVKGVDQIVPVDVYIPGCPPSPPALIYGLNMLQEKIKLEARGKKVQR, from the coding sequence ATGGATGTAGTAAACCTGAATCAATTGCCAAAAATCGAATATGAAGGTTTTACGCCGGAAGAATCACGTCAATTGCAGCAAAATGTATTGGTGGGCAAACTTGAACAAGTGAAAGCATGGGCACGCAGCAATAGCTTGTGGCCATTGACGTTTGGTCTTGCTTGCTGTGCCATTGAAATGATGGGTACAGGTGCGTCCCATTATGATCTTGACCGATTTGGGATCGTATTTCGCGCATCGCCAAGGCAATCGGATGTAATGATTGTCGCGGGGACGGTCACCAAGAAGATGGGGCCGTTGCTGCGCCGTTTGTATGACCAAATGCCGGATCCCAAATGGGTTGTTGCAATGGGTTCCTGTGCGACGGCAGGCGGGCCGTATATTCGTTCCTACTCTGTAGTCAAAGGCGTCGATCAAATCGTCCCGGTGGATGTGTACATCCCTGGTTGCCCGCCATCTCCACCTGCATTAATCTATGGTCTCAATATGTTGCAAGAGAAAATCAAACTTGAGGCCCGTGGGAAGAAGGTGCAACGATAA
- a CDS encoding NuoI/complex I 23 kDa subunit family protein, whose translation MFGFLKGLGVTLSQIPKKKVTLQYPEEKPQWPERFRGIHQFNIDTCIVCHQCARICPTSCISLSGHRDENKKMRIDTYDIAFEICILCGLCTEVCPTEAIQMTDRFELAEYNRDDLYKNMEWLYQNHLFYTKSEPTAVAETAEDTAGKVGDKA comes from the coding sequence ATGTTTGGATTCCTCAAAGGACTTGGCGTAACGTTAAGCCAGATACCGAAAAAGAAAGTCACCCTTCAATATCCGGAAGAAAAACCGCAGTGGCCGGAACGGTTTCGAGGTATTCACCAGTTTAATATCGATACTTGTATCGTGTGCCACCAGTGTGCCCGGATTTGTCCGACAAGCTGTATTTCGTTAAGCGGACATCGTGACGAAAATAAAAAAATGCGGATTGACACATATGATATCGCCTTTGAGATCTGCATTTTGTGCGGATTATGTACGGAAGTGTGTCCGACGGAGGCGATTCAAATGACAGATCGCTTTGAATTGGCGGAGTATAATCGGGACGACCTCTATAAAAATATGGAATGGCTGTATCAAAATCATCTTTTCTACACCAAATCTGAGCCAACTGCAGTCGCTGAGACTGCAGAGGATACGGCCGGAAAAGTAGGTGACAAAGCGTGA
- a CDS encoding NADH-quinone oxidoreductase subunit A produces the protein MFSYWNSYLFVVLFLLLGIFLPFSSIVVLGPLIRPKNPYKAKLTTYESGVEPFGEAHVRYNVRYYLFALLFVVFDVEIVFLYPWAATFKQLGAFGLVEMLFFIFMLIIGLLYAWKKKVLEWM, from the coding sequence ATGTTCTCATACTGGAACAGCTATTTATTTGTAGTATTGTTCCTGCTCTTGGGCATTTTTCTTCCCTTCTCTTCGATCGTTGTGCTTGGGCCGCTCATTCGCCCCAAAAATCCTTACAAAGCAAAACTCACAACGTACGAAAGCGGAGTCGAACCATTTGGAGAAGCCCACGTCCGTTACAATGTCCGGTATTATTTATTTGCTTTGCTCTTTGTTGTTTTTGATGTTGAAATCGTATTCTTATATCCATGGGCAGCAACATTTAAGCAACTGGGAGCGTTTGGACTGGTTGAAATGTTGTTTTTTATCTTCATGCTGATCATTGGTTTGCTCTATGCATGGAAAAAGAAGGTGTTGGAATGGATGTAG
- a CDS encoding NADH-quinone oxidoreductase subunit J, with protein sequence MTFLGVPLSGQMIAFFILALWIIGCGVAMLSTTKTMYMAVAIGGVFIGIAGLYFLLNAEFLGVAQIAIYAGAVTILMLFAVMLTPHDLDHLKTKASQYVFSAIGVIILLLVLITGIRKTQWVPLNNPDPSAGNDVATIGKAIFTQYAIPFELVSLILIVALVGAVVLGRKEGDQ encoded by the coding sequence GTGACGTTTTTGGGAGTTCCGTTAAGCGGACAGATGATCGCTTTTTTTATCCTGGCATTGTGGATCATCGGATGTGGTGTGGCCATGTTAAGCACTACCAAGACGATGTATATGGCAGTTGCCATCGGTGGCGTGTTTATTGGAATTGCCGGCCTCTATTTCTTGCTGAACGCTGAATTTTTGGGTGTGGCCCAAATTGCCATCTATGCTGGCGCCGTAACGATTTTGATGTTATTTGCCGTCATGTTGACACCGCACGATTTGGATCATCTGAAGACGAAAGCTTCCCAGTATGTGTTTTCTGCGATCGGCGTAATCATTCTCTTGCTTGTTTTGATTACGGGAATTCGAAAAACACAATGGGTGCCATTGAATAACCCGGATCCATCAGCGGGAAACGATGTAGCGACGATTGGCAAAGCGATATTCACACAATATGCCATCCCATTCGAACTCGTTTCCTTAATACTGATTGTCGCTTTGGTTGGTGCGGTTGTATTAGGAAGAAAGGAGGGCGACCAATAA
- a CDS encoding NADH-quinone oxidoreductase subunit C, whose amino-acid sequence MADDRQNETPVTETPVTADTKEEAIPRKESNVEGKPVTEKAASEKPIVAKAVAEKKVVATPAKEAQADGKSEAKPARPAKAAAKEDAPPDPRRLEAQKVLDELRAKVEKEFGTGVLEEALLAKFRPTLVVKNDAWLDVVTYLKNEPSIALDYVECMAGTDYPAKGYIEVAVYVQSMTQNYYICVKARADRENPALPSLASVFQGVNWEEREIFDLLGVQFTGHPDLRRIMMPDDWKGHPLRKDYSVMD is encoded by the coding sequence ATGGCGGATGATCGGCAAAATGAAACGCCTGTAACAGAAACGCCCGTAACAGCTGATACAAAAGAAGAAGCAATTCCCAGGAAAGAATCCAATGTGGAGGGAAAGCCGGTTACCGAGAAGGCTGCATCTGAGAAGCCGATTGTCGCGAAGGCTGTTGCTGAGAAGAAGGTTGTTGCAACGCCCGCAAAGGAAGCACAGGCGGACGGAAAGTCGGAAGCGAAGCCTGCAAGACCTGCGAAAGCTGCGGCGAAAGAAGATGCTCCCCCGGATCCTCGCCGACTGGAAGCGCAAAAGGTGCTTGATGAACTGCGTGCAAAAGTGGAAAAAGAGTTTGGAACGGGTGTCCTGGAAGAAGCTCTATTGGCAAAATTCCGTCCGACTCTTGTCGTTAAAAACGATGCGTGGCTTGATGTGGTAACCTATTTGAAAAACGAACCTTCGATTGCGCTCGATTATGTGGAATGCATGGCTGGAACGGATTATCCTGCGAAAGGATACATTGAAGTGGCTGTTTATGTCCAGTCCATGACCCAGAATTACTATATTTGCGTCAAAGCTCGTGCAGACCGGGAAAACCCGGCGCTTCCTTCATTGGCATCTGTTTTTCAGGGAGTCAATTGGGAAGAACGGGAGATTTTTGATTTGCTTGGCGTACAGTTTACGGGACATCCCGATTTGCGCCGTATCATGATGCCTGACGATTGGAAAGGGCATCCGTTACGTAAAGACTATTCTGTGATGGATTAG
- a CDS encoding complex I subunit 4 family protein, with amino-acid sequence MTNSLLILTLLPLLGALLILFVPKGSNGAVRGIAFLATLLPLILALILWSQYDTTATGMQFTSSFDWIHIPHAYADQSGDHTLTVSLLMGVDGLSLPIVILTAVISFLAVIASWKIEYRIKSYFFWYLLLITGLFGVFTSLDAFAFFFFLELTLVPVYFLINIWGGERRQHTATKFVVYRAIASIGILISFIGLAYMAAIGGTGEISTNFVTIGTVLKTAANVPLALKYGLFMILFIAVLIEEAFFPFHTWLPDTHASANPALSMVIGGVLMKIGAYVLIRIGVGILPDALAHYATLIAVLGVINILYGALVAMVQKDWKRLVAFSTISHMGIVLLGIAAHNSAGIQGAIFMIVSSGLLSGLLFFVLGAVQDRTQTTQIHELGGLSKSMPILSGVWLAASLGSLGLPGMSGFISEITSFIGGFAIFPVLSAFGTLGLILAAVYLLWAMQRTTFGPSRGIWQGLDDVRAIEYIPIFVFLACIILIGVYPAVLGDVVNQTVQTFVTRIGG; translated from the coding sequence ATGACGAATTCGCTTTTGATTCTGACACTCCTTCCATTGTTAGGCGCTTTGTTGATTCTGTTCGTGCCGAAAGGATCCAATGGAGCCGTTCGGGGGATTGCTTTTTTGGCAACGCTATTGCCCTTGATACTCGCATTGATCTTATGGTCCCAATATGATACGACAGCGACCGGCATGCAGTTCACATCTTCCTTTGACTGGATCCATATCCCGCATGCCTATGCAGATCAAAGCGGGGATCACACGTTGACTGTATCGCTGCTCATGGGTGTTGACGGACTGTCATTGCCGATTGTCATTTTAACAGCCGTTATATCGTTCTTGGCGGTTATCGCTTCGTGGAAGATTGAATACCGGATAAAATCGTATTTTTTCTGGTACTTGCTTTTAATTACAGGACTGTTTGGCGTCTTTACATCCCTTGATGCGTTTGCGTTTTTCTTCTTCCTTGAATTGACGTTGGTGCCTGTGTACTTCCTGATCAATATTTGGGGCGGGGAACGCCGCCAGCATACGGCTACGAAATTCGTCGTCTATCGGGCGATTGCAAGTATTGGGATTCTCATTTCCTTTATCGGATTGGCCTACATGGCTGCAATCGGCGGCACAGGTGAAATCTCCACCAATTTCGTGACGATTGGCACAGTTCTGAAAACGGCGGCAAACGTTCCGCTTGCGTTGAAATACGGATTGTTCATGATTTTATTTATCGCAGTCTTGATTGAAGAAGCATTTTTCCCATTCCATACCTGGTTGCCGGATACGCATGCATCTGCAAACCCGGCTTTAAGTATGGTGATTGGCGGCGTCTTGATGAAAATTGGCGCGTATGTGCTGATTCGAATCGGCGTCGGCATCTTGCCGGACGCTTTGGCACATTATGCGACATTGATCGCTGTACTTGGCGTCATCAATATTTTGTACGGCGCATTGGTGGCCATGGTGCAAAAGGATTGGAAACGGCTTGTCGCATTTTCGACGATCAGCCACATGGGAATTGTCTTATTAGGGATTGCAGCGCATAATAGCGCCGGCATTCAAGGTGCCATTTTTATGATTGTATCTTCCGGGCTTTTGTCTGGCTTGTTGTTCTTTGTACTTGGAGCCGTTCAGGATCGGACGCAGACCACACAGATCCACGAACTCGGCGGGCTTTCCAAATCCATGCCGATTTTATCGGGTGTATGGTTGGCGGCGTCTTTGGGTTCTTTGGGCCTTCCAGGCATGAGTGGATTTATCAGTGAAATCACATCGTTTATCGGAGGGTTTGCCATTTTCCCTGTACTGTCCGCATTTGGTACACTCGGATTGATTCTTGCAGCCGTATATCTGCTGTGGGCGATGCAGCGTACGACATTTGGTCCGTCCCGCGGCATTTGGCAGGGACTGGACGATGTTCGCGCGATCGAATATATACCGATCTTTGTCTTTCTCGCTTGTATTATTTTGATCGGTGTATATCCGGCAGTATTAGGCGATGTTGTGAATCAAACGGTGCAAACCTTCGTGACGAGGATAGGAGGGTAA
- a CDS encoding NADH-quinone oxidoreductase subunit D, producing MAQIRTEEMLLNVGPQHPSTHGVFRLVVKVDGETIVDAQPVIGYLHRGTEKLAEGLQYTQFIPYTDRLDYLSSMLNNFAIVHAVEEAADIEVPERAQYLRIIVAELNRVASHLVFLGTYLLDLGAMSPFLYAFQDREQIVDLFNKICGARLTYNYMRVGGVRWDAPEGWIDEAKAFVKYMKDRMQLYHDLVTGNEIFLNRVKGIGKFDAATAINYSLSGINLRSTGYKWDLRRDRPYSIYDRFDFEVITGTNGDCYDRYICHIQELMESLKIVEQALEAIPEGPVLGKVPKLIRVPAGEYYSSIEGARGELGVYIVSEGKDKPYRLKLRKPSFVNLQILRELLIGQSMANLIAILGAVDIVLGEVDA from the coding sequence GTGGCACAGATTCGTACTGAAGAAATGTTACTGAATGTTGGTCCCCAGCACCCGAGTACACATGGCGTGTTTCGTTTGGTTGTAAAAGTCGATGGTGAAACAATCGTAGATGCGCAACCGGTCATCGGGTATCTCCACCGGGGAACGGAAAAGCTTGCGGAAGGACTGCAATATACACAGTTTATCCCGTATACAGACCGTCTCGATTATTTATCTTCCATGTTGAACAATTTTGCAATTGTTCATGCGGTCGAAGAGGCAGCGGATATTGAAGTGCCTGAGCGGGCGCAATATCTGAGAATTATCGTGGCAGAGTTGAACCGTGTCGCGTCGCATCTCGTGTTTTTGGGTACATATCTATTGGATTTGGGTGCCATGAGCCCATTCTTATACGCGTTTCAGGATCGTGAGCAAATCGTCGATTTGTTCAACAAGATCTGCGGCGCCAGACTCACTTACAATTATATGCGCGTCGGCGGTGTCAGATGGGATGCGCCGGAAGGCTGGATCGACGAAGCGAAAGCCTTTGTGAAATACATGAAGGATCGCATGCAGTTATACCACGACTTGGTAACAGGCAATGAAATATTTCTAAACCGTGTAAAGGGTATTGGAAAATTTGATGCGGCGACGGCCATCAATTATTCATTGAGCGGCATCAATTTGCGCAGCACCGGCTACAAGTGGGATTTGCGCAGGGATCGTCCGTATTCGATTTATGATCGATTTGATTTTGAAGTGATCACGGGGACGAATGGCGATTGTTACGATCGATACATCTGCCATATCCAGGAACTTATGGAATCGCTGAAAATTGTCGAGCAAGCATTGGAAGCCATACCGGAAGGGCCGGTGCTTGGAAAAGTTCCCAAATTAATTCGTGTACCTGCAGGCGAATACTATTCCTCCATCGAAGGTGCTCGCGGGGAACTGGGCGTTTATATTGTCAGTGAAGGAAAAGACAAACCGTATCGGCTGAAGCTTAGAAAACCTTCCTTTGTGAATTTGCAAATTTTGCGCGAACTGCTCATCGGCCAGTCAATGGCCAACTTGATTGCAATTCTCGGAGCTGTCGACATTGTTTTAGGGGAGGTCGATGCGTAA
- the nuoK gene encoding NADH-quinone oxidoreductase subunit NuoK, whose amino-acid sequence MMVPLSSFLALSAILFCIGLFGALTKRNFVIVLVSIELMLNAVNINLVAFSKYGAIPNITGQVFGLFSMTVAAAEVAVGLATLIALYRNRNTSDIRDMDQMKW is encoded by the coding sequence ATAATGGTTCCTTTATCTTCGTTTTTGGCGCTGTCTGCGATTTTATTTTGTATTGGATTGTTCGGTGCTTTGACCAAACGGAATTTTGTAATCGTGTTGGTTTCCATTGAGTTGATGCTGAACGCTGTGAATATTAATCTGGTTGCCTTTTCGAAATATGGGGCGATCCCAAACATCACGGGCCAAGTATTCGGATTGTTTTCGATGACGGTCGCGGCTGCTGAAGTTGCAGTGGGTCTTGCTACGTTGATTGCATTGTATCGCAACCGGAATACGAGCGATATCCGGGATATGGATCAAATGAAATGGTAG
- a CDS encoding F0F1 ATP synthase subunit epsilon yields the protein MRTVPLEIVTPDRLVYKDDVNMVIARGGDGDLGVLRGHMPLMTTLKPGIVRIKKNNAEEQFVVTSGFMDVTPERVVILADTAESPQEIDVDRARAAKERAEKRLAGKDDSVDVERAKKALERAELRLKAALQKNKAI from the coding sequence ATGAGAACTGTACCACTCGAGATTGTTACACCGGATCGTCTTGTATACAAAGATGATGTCAATATGGTTATCGCTCGCGGTGGCGACGGAGATTTGGGCGTATTGCGCGGACATATGCCGTTAATGACAACATTAAAGCCAGGGATTGTAAGGATCAAAAAAAACAATGCCGAGGAACAGTTTGTTGTAACTAGCGGATTTATGGATGTAACACCGGAGCGCGTAGTGATTTTGGCAGATACGGCAGAGTCGCCGCAAGAGATTGATGTGGATCGTGCACGTGCGGCAAAAGAACGTGCGGAAAAACGTCTGGCGGGCAAGGATGATTCTGTTGATGTCGAACGCGCAAAGAAAGCATTGGAACGTGCGGAATTACGTTTGAAAGCTGCGTTGCAGAAAAATAAAGCGATTTGA
- the nuoL gene encoding NADH-quinone oxidoreductase subunit L yields MVQYAWLVPFLPLLAYLVVLILGRKVQESIAATVSVLFVLVAFVLSFLILNDVVQNGIHPAVTYPWISIAGHSISVGYEVTPLNAMMLVVVTFVSTLVLLFSRGYMHGDERFGVFYQYLNLFIFSMLGLVISPNLLQVYMFWELVGLCSYLLVGFWYFKPEAAEAAKKAFIVTRIGDVGLFIGIILLFLGTGSFDYDAIFKAVQAHHFAVHWMSPQAFITLTAILIFIGAIGKSAQFPLHVWLPDAMEGPTPVSALIHAATMVAAGVYLVARTFPLFAASPDALTVVGYIGGITAIFAACIGLTQRDIKRVVAYSTVSQLGYMMMALGVSSYVASVFHLMTHAFFKALLFLAAGSVIHAVDTQDIFKMGGLFKKMPVTAITFLAGALALSGIPPFAGFWSKDDILLGAYNSGHMTLFYLGVIAAFFTAFYIFRVYFLTFTGEYKGEKHPHEGSWVMTLPLVLLAILATVAGFLNSPLTHEAFAGFLEKGGKLGVTYEPNVALMTISSIIGLLGILLAAAMYWWKVINPETWANSLRFLYLVSFRKFYMDELYHYVIVIPVVWIGKILNGIDRWIIDGVVTVFGEGTYIAGLGLKYGQTGQVQTYGLISLFGAIILLGISLLIQGGV; encoded by the coding sequence ATGGTACAGTATGCCTGGCTTGTCCCTTTCCTGCCTTTGCTCGCATATCTTGTGGTATTGATCCTCGGCAGGAAGGTACAAGAAAGCATTGCAGCAACTGTCAGCGTTTTGTTTGTGCTCGTTGCATTTGTGCTGTCATTCCTGATTTTGAATGACGTCGTACAAAATGGCATCCACCCGGCGGTTACATATCCATGGATCAGCATTGCGGGGCATTCGATATCGGTCGGTTACGAAGTCACGCCGCTGAATGCGATGATGTTGGTTGTTGTAACGTTTGTCAGTACATTGGTATTGCTGTTTTCCAGGGGATATATGCATGGAGACGAACGTTTTGGAGTGTTCTATCAATACTTGAATCTGTTTATTTTTTCCATGTTGGGTTTGGTGATTTCTCCAAACTTGCTGCAAGTATACATGTTTTGGGAACTTGTCGGCTTATGTTCCTATTTGCTGGTGGGATTCTGGTATTTCAAACCGGAAGCGGCAGAAGCGGCCAAAAAAGCGTTTATCGTTACGCGGATCGGGGATGTCGGTCTGTTTATCGGTATTATTCTTTTGTTCCTCGGCACGGGCTCGTTTGACTACGATGCCATTTTTAAAGCGGTGCAAGCACATCACTTTGCCGTTCACTGGATGAGTCCCCAAGCGTTTATCACATTGACGGCGATATTGATCTTTATCGGGGCGATCGGAAAATCTGCACAATTTCCGCTGCATGTCTGGTTGCCGGATGCGATGGAAGGTCCGACTCCTGTTTCCGCTTTGATTCACGCCGCAACAATGGTGGCAGCCGGTGTTTACTTGGTGGCACGGACATTTCCGCTTTTCGCCGCATCCCCGGATGCATTGACTGTTGTTGGATACATAGGAGGCATTACGGCAATTTTTGCAGCTTGTATCGGATTGACACAAAGGGATATTAAACGGGTTGTTGCATATTCCACGGTTTCACAGCTTGGCTACATGATGATGGCGCTAGGCGTCAGCTCCTATGTTGCCAGCGTGTTTCACTTGATGACACATGCCTTTTTCAAAGCGTTATTATTCCTGGCAGCAGGCAGCGTGATACATGCGGTTGATACACAGGATATTTTCAAAATGGGCGGATTGTTCAAAAAAATGCCTGTAACAGCGATCACGTTTTTGGCCGGTGCGCTGGCATTATCGGGAATCCCGCCGTTCGCAGGCTTCTGGTCGAAAGATGATATCTTATTGGGCGCATACAATAGCGGTCATATGACGCTGTTTTATTTGGGTGTGATCGCGGCATTCTTTACGGCATTTTATATTTTCCGCGTGTACTTCCTGACGTTCACCGGTGAATATAAAGGGGAAAAGCATCCGCATGAAGGTTCCTGGGTCATGACGCTGCCTCTTGTTCTTTTGGCGATTCTCGCAACGGTCGCAGGATTCTTGAATTCGCCGCTGACCCATGAGGCATTTGCCGGTTTCCTTGAAAAAGGCGGCAAATTAGGCGTCACCTACGAACCGAATGTCGCTTTGATGACGATTTCCAGCATCATCGGTTTGCTTGGCATCCTGCTTGCGGCTGCCATGTACTGGTGGAAAGTCATAAACCCGGAAACATGGGCGAACTCCCTTCGTTTCCTGTATCTCGTATCGTTCCGCAAATTTTATATGGATGAGTTGTACCATTATGTGATCGTGATTCCGGTTGTCTGGATTGGAAAAATCCTGAACGGAATCGACCGTTGGATCATCGATGGAGTCGTCACCGTATTTGGTGAAGGTACGTACATCGCCGGACTTGGTTTGAAATATGGACAGACGGGGCAAGTCCAAACATACGGATTGATCTCCTTGTTTGGCGCGATCATCCTTTTGGGAATCTCATTATTGATACAGGGGGGCGTGTAA
- a CDS encoding NADH-quinone oxidoreductase subunit N has protein sequence MNQPAAMVTFHEIWAGMAPEVVLTGFAFLLMVLDLFISKESRKSLTWLAILGIVIAIGLTVRQFGLSQPVVVAQGLYYVDGYSSIFKLLFLVTTGFVLLMSIDYNKRIQLHIGEYPYLLLFATVGAMVMASALELITLYVGLELLSITSYVLIALRRDEAKSSEGAMKYLVVGSIASAFILYGMSFIYGFTGTTNIAQASSQLAQMWDQAPALILMSLLFLLIGFGVKVSLVPFHMWAPDAYEGAPTPITAFLAVLSKAAAIAMMVRVFIWGYSHHYDSWYLYIAVIVAVTMIVGNVAALPQRNFKRLMAYSSIAQAGYVLIPLAVLGKATQQANLWQGLSQIVFYLSAYVFMTVGAFTVHAVISQEVGTDDIDGYAGLYKRSPWLAVCMGVFLLSMAGIPITSGFFGKFYIFIGAINFGFIWLAAILFLASAIAFYYYFGVLRRVFVREPAEVLEGKKIDISFGANSVLILCVLGTILLGVYPDLLLNVLSNLHWFG, from the coding sequence GTGAACCAGCCAGCAGCTATGGTAACGTTTCATGAAATTTGGGCAGGAATGGCACCGGAAGTAGTACTGACAGGTTTTGCATTCTTGTTGATGGTTCTTGATCTGTTTATATCGAAAGAGTCCCGCAAGTCTTTGACATGGTTGGCGATTCTGGGCATTGTGATTGCGATCGGCCTGACAGTGCGGCAATTCGGACTGTCACAGCCGGTGGTTGTGGCGCAGGGACTGTATTATGTCGATGGGTATAGCAGTATCTTCAAACTGCTGTTTTTAGTTACGACCGGATTTGTGTTGTTGATGTCGATCGATTACAACAAGCGAATTCAATTGCATATCGGTGAATATCCGTATTTGCTGTTGTTTGCCACAGTCGGTGCGATGGTTATGGCATCGGCGCTGGAATTGATCACATTATATGTGGGTCTTGAGCTGCTTTCGATCACGTCGTATGTATTAATTGCGTTGCGGCGCGATGAAGCGAAGTCGAGCGAAGGTGCGATGAAATACCTTGTGGTAGGTTCGATTGCATCTGCCTTTATTTTGTACGGAATGTCGTTTATTTATGGATTTACCGGAACTACGAATATTGCACAGGCATCTTCCCAATTGGCGCAAATGTGGGATCAGGCGCCTGCCTTGATTTTGATGTCGCTCTTGTTTCTGCTGATCGGTTTCGGTGTCAAAGTATCCCTTGTGCCGTTCCATATGTGGGCGCCGGATGCATACGAAGGCGCACCGACACCTATTACCGCTTTTCTGGCAGTTTTGTCAAAAGCAGCAGCGATTGCGATGATGGTGCGCGTATTCATCTGGGGATACAGCCACCACTACGATTCCTGGTATCTATATATTGCGGTGATCGTTGCAGTCACGATGATTGTGGGGAACGTTGCCGCATTGCCGCAGCGCAACTTTAAACGTTTGATGGCGTATTCCAGCATTGCGCAAGCCGGATATGTATTGATTCCTTTGGCTGTACTGGGAAAAGCGACACAACAAGCGAATCTCTGGCAGGGGTTAAGCCAAATCGTGTTTTACCTCTCTGCTTACGTTTTTATGACAGTAGGAGCATTTACCGTTCATGCAGTCATTAGCCAGGAAGTCGGTACGGACGATATCGATGGGTATGCGGGATTGTACAAACGTTCTCCATGGTTGGCAGTTTGTATGGGGGTATTCTTGCTGTCAATGGCAGGGATTCCGATTACATCCGGTTTCTTTGGAAAGTTTTACATATTTATCGGAGCCATCAATTTCGGCTTCATCTGGCTGGCGGCGATTTTATTCCTGGCCAGCGCCATTGCGTTTTACTATTATTTTGGCGTATTGCGGCGAGTGTTCGTACGCGAACCGGCAGAAGTATTGGAAGGCAAAAAAATAGACATTTCCTTTGGTGCAAATTCCGTACTGATCCTGTGCGTACTGGGTACCATTCTTTTGGGAGTGTACCCGGATTTGCTGTTAAACGTACTCAGCAACTTGCATTGGTTTGGATAA